A part of Capsicum annuum cultivar UCD-10X-F1 chromosome 6, UCD10Xv1.1, whole genome shotgun sequence genomic DNA contains:
- the LOC107855626 gene encoding uncharacterized protein LOC107855626 isoform X2, giving the protein MASSCNSDNTESIMRRAANDQVMVKRSHDALGESSRPQSAGGGTTHKRPVGMTFSPLRQMIVSYPNPEFPIFDPAQLKVDLPMNSPQPCPLVASKKDGFYDSLHPQKGQPEVVVKDNGKEQEAQGVEELAVDAAKARPDIYGGATTHKRPCGTTYRPFGRTICSYPNPEFPIFDPTRLTVNLPLDPPQPYPPTMSNKDASYNLQGEVVEDNAEQLATQGVEAAAAAAAKLRPDKQPCGTTCSPFGQMICSYPNPEFPVFDPMRLTVDLSMEPPQPYSPLVSKRYESENNLQPQKGMTEEVVEDNVKELATQGVEAAAAAGPAAPAKPRRDKRPHGTTYNPFGGIIRSYPNPEFPIFDPKGLTVDLYIDPPKPYLPLVSKKDGSDDNLQPQKSQTRDVVEYNEKEQATQGGEAAAMADAEPRSGKCDEVVPVVRRYPVPDMNFPATEEYDEDEEN; this is encoded by the exons ATGGCCTCATCTTGTAATTCCGACAACACTGAATCAATCATGCGAAGGGCTGCGAACGAC CAGGTGATGGTGAAGAGGTCCCATGATGCACTTGGTGAAAGTTCACGTCCACAATCTGCTGGAGGAGGTACTACTCACAAGCGGCCAGTTGGAATGACTTTTAGTCCTCTTCGGCAAATGATTGTCTCATATCCGAATCCAGAATTCCCTA TATTTGACCCAGCGCAATTAAAAGTTGATCTTCCCATGAATTCACCTCAGCCATGTCCTCTTGTAGCGTCTAAAAAGGATGGATTTTATGACAGTCTTCACCCACAGAAGGGTCAGCCAGAGGTGGTTGTCAAGGACAATGGAAAAGAACAGGAAGCTCAAGGAGTAGAGGAGCTTGCTGTGGATGCAGCAAAAGCACGTCCAGATATATATGGAGGAGCTACTACTCATAAGCGGCCATGTGGAACGACTTATCGTCCGTTTGGGCGTACAATTTGCTCCTATCCAAATCCAGAATTCccaa tattTGACCCGACGCGATTGACGGTGAATCTGCCCCTGGATCCACCTCAGCCATATCCTCCTACAATGTCTAACAAAGATGCATCATACAATCTTCAAGGGGAGGTTGTTGAGGACAATGCGGAACAACTGGCAACACAAGGAGTAGAGGCTGCTGCTGCCGCTGCTGCAAAACTGCGTCCAGATAAGCAGCCATGTGGAACGACTTGTAGTCCGTTTGGGCAAATGATTTGCTCCTATCCAAATCCGGAATTCCCTG TATTTGATCCAATGCGACTGACAGTGGATCTATCGATGGAACCACCTCAGCCCTATTCTCCTCTAGTGTCAAAAAGGTATGAATCTGAGAACAATCTTCAACCACAGAAGGGTATGACAGAGGAGGTTGTTGAGGATAATGTGAAAGAACTGGCAACACAAGGAGTAGAGGCTGCTGCTGCTGCTGGTCCTGCTGCTCCTGCAAAACCACGTCGAGATAAGCGGCCACATGGAACCACTTATAATCCGTTTGGGGGAATTATTCGCTCCTATCCAAATCCGGAATTCCCTA TATTTGACCCAAAGGGATTGACTGTGGATCTGTACATTGATCCACCAAAGCCATATCTTCCTCTAGTGTCTAAAAAGGATGGATCTGACGACAATCTTCAACCACAGAAGAGTCAGACAAGGGATGTTGTTGAGTACAATGAGAAAGAACAGGCAACACAAGGAGGAGAAGCTGCTGCTATGGCGGATGCAGAACCACGTTCAGGTAAATGCGACGAAGTGGTCCCTGTGGTGAGGAGGTACCCTGTCCCTGATATGAACTTTCCTGCAACAGAGGAATATGACGAAGACGAGGAGAATTAA
- the LOC107855626 gene encoding uncharacterized protein LOC107855626 isoform X1 translates to MASSCNSDNTESIMRRAANDNKSSREQERQERRPSSNPNRLEIAIAPRPSPNTTFLANETRVMVKRSHDALGESSRPQSAGGGTTHKRPVGMTFSPLRQMIVSYPNPEFPIFDPAQLKVDLPMNSPQPCPLVASKKDGFYDSLHPQKGQPEVVVKDNGKEQEAQGVEELAVDAAKARPDIYGGATTHKRPCGTTYRPFGRTICSYPNPEFPIFDPTRLTVNLPLDPPQPYPPTMSNKDASYNLQGEVVEDNAEQLATQGVEAAAAAAAKLRPDKQPCGTTCSPFGQMICSYPNPEFPVFDPMRLTVDLSMEPPQPYSPLVSKRYESENNLQPQKGMTEEVVEDNVKELATQGVEAAAAAGPAAPAKPRRDKRPHGTTYNPFGGIIRSYPNPEFPIFDPKGLTVDLYIDPPKPYLPLVSKKDGSDDNLQPQKSQTRDVVEYNEKEQATQGGEAAAMADAEPRSGKCDEVVPVVRRYPVPDMNFPATEEYDEDEEN, encoded by the exons ATGGCCTCATCTTGTAATTCCGACAACACTGAATCAATCATGCGAAGGGCTGCGAACGAC AACAAAAGCAGCCGTGAACAAGAAAGGCAAGAGAGGAGGCCGTCATCCAATCCCAATAGACTTGAGATTGCGATTGCTCCGCGTCCTTCCCCAAATACAACTTTTCTTGCAAATGAAACTAGG GTGATGGTGAAGAGGTCCCATGATGCACTTGGTGAAAGTTCACGTCCACAATCTGCTGGAGGAGGTACTACTCACAAGCGGCCAGTTGGAATGACTTTTAGTCCTCTTCGGCAAATGATTGTCTCATATCCGAATCCAGAATTCCCTA TATTTGACCCAGCGCAATTAAAAGTTGATCTTCCCATGAATTCACCTCAGCCATGTCCTCTTGTAGCGTCTAAAAAGGATGGATTTTATGACAGTCTTCACCCACAGAAGGGTCAGCCAGAGGTGGTTGTCAAGGACAATGGAAAAGAACAGGAAGCTCAAGGAGTAGAGGAGCTTGCTGTGGATGCAGCAAAAGCACGTCCAGATATATATGGAGGAGCTACTACTCATAAGCGGCCATGTGGAACGACTTATCGTCCGTTTGGGCGTACAATTTGCTCCTATCCAAATCCAGAATTCccaa tattTGACCCGACGCGATTGACGGTGAATCTGCCCCTGGATCCACCTCAGCCATATCCTCCTACAATGTCTAACAAAGATGCATCATACAATCTTCAAGGGGAGGTTGTTGAGGACAATGCGGAACAACTGGCAACACAAGGAGTAGAGGCTGCTGCTGCCGCTGCTGCAAAACTGCGTCCAGATAAGCAGCCATGTGGAACGACTTGTAGTCCGTTTGGGCAAATGATTTGCTCCTATCCAAATCCGGAATTCCCTG TATTTGATCCAATGCGACTGACAGTGGATCTATCGATGGAACCACCTCAGCCCTATTCTCCTCTAGTGTCAAAAAGGTATGAATCTGAGAACAATCTTCAACCACAGAAGGGTATGACAGAGGAGGTTGTTGAGGATAATGTGAAAGAACTGGCAACACAAGGAGTAGAGGCTGCTGCTGCTGCTGGTCCTGCTGCTCCTGCAAAACCACGTCGAGATAAGCGGCCACATGGAACCACTTATAATCCGTTTGGGGGAATTATTCGCTCCTATCCAAATCCGGAATTCCCTA TATTTGACCCAAAGGGATTGACTGTGGATCTGTACATTGATCCACCAAAGCCATATCTTCCTCTAGTGTCTAAAAAGGATGGATCTGACGACAATCTTCAACCACAGAAGAGTCAGACAAGGGATGTTGTTGAGTACAATGAGAAAGAACAGGCAACACAAGGAGGAGAAGCTGCTGCTATGGCGGATGCAGAACCACGTTCAGGTAAATGCGACGAAGTGGTCCCTGTGGTGAGGAGGTACCCTGTCCCTGATATGAACTTTCCTGCAACAGAGGAATATGACGAAGACGAGGAGAATTAA
- the LOC107855626 gene encoding uncharacterized protein LOC107855626 isoform X3, which produces MASSCNSDNTESIMRRAANDVMVKRSHDALGESSRPQSAGGGTTHKRPVGMTFSPLRQMIVSYPNPEFPIFDPAQLKVDLPMNSPQPCPLVASKKDGFYDSLHPQKGQPEVVVKDNGKEQEAQGVEELAVDAAKARPDIYGGATTHKRPCGTTYRPFGRTICSYPNPEFPIFDPTRLTVNLPLDPPQPYPPTMSNKDASYNLQGEVVEDNAEQLATQGVEAAAAAAAKLRPDKQPCGTTCSPFGQMICSYPNPEFPVFDPMRLTVDLSMEPPQPYSPLVSKRYESENNLQPQKGMTEEVVEDNVKELATQGVEAAAAAGPAAPAKPRRDKRPHGTTYNPFGGIIRSYPNPEFPIFDPKGLTVDLYIDPPKPYLPLVSKKDGSDDNLQPQKSQTRDVVEYNEKEQATQGGEAAAMADAEPRSGKCDEVVPVVRRYPVPDMNFPATEEYDEDEEN; this is translated from the exons ATGGCCTCATCTTGTAATTCCGACAACACTGAATCAATCATGCGAAGGGCTGCGAACGAC GTGATGGTGAAGAGGTCCCATGATGCACTTGGTGAAAGTTCACGTCCACAATCTGCTGGAGGAGGTACTACTCACAAGCGGCCAGTTGGAATGACTTTTAGTCCTCTTCGGCAAATGATTGTCTCATATCCGAATCCAGAATTCCCTA TATTTGACCCAGCGCAATTAAAAGTTGATCTTCCCATGAATTCACCTCAGCCATGTCCTCTTGTAGCGTCTAAAAAGGATGGATTTTATGACAGTCTTCACCCACAGAAGGGTCAGCCAGAGGTGGTTGTCAAGGACAATGGAAAAGAACAGGAAGCTCAAGGAGTAGAGGAGCTTGCTGTGGATGCAGCAAAAGCACGTCCAGATATATATGGAGGAGCTACTACTCATAAGCGGCCATGTGGAACGACTTATCGTCCGTTTGGGCGTACAATTTGCTCCTATCCAAATCCAGAATTCccaa tattTGACCCGACGCGATTGACGGTGAATCTGCCCCTGGATCCACCTCAGCCATATCCTCCTACAATGTCTAACAAAGATGCATCATACAATCTTCAAGGGGAGGTTGTTGAGGACAATGCGGAACAACTGGCAACACAAGGAGTAGAGGCTGCTGCTGCCGCTGCTGCAAAACTGCGTCCAGATAAGCAGCCATGTGGAACGACTTGTAGTCCGTTTGGGCAAATGATTTGCTCCTATCCAAATCCGGAATTCCCTG TATTTGATCCAATGCGACTGACAGTGGATCTATCGATGGAACCACCTCAGCCCTATTCTCCTCTAGTGTCAAAAAGGTATGAATCTGAGAACAATCTTCAACCACAGAAGGGTATGACAGAGGAGGTTGTTGAGGATAATGTGAAAGAACTGGCAACACAAGGAGTAGAGGCTGCTGCTGCTGCTGGTCCTGCTGCTCCTGCAAAACCACGTCGAGATAAGCGGCCACATGGAACCACTTATAATCCGTTTGGGGGAATTATTCGCTCCTATCCAAATCCGGAATTCCCTA TATTTGACCCAAAGGGATTGACTGTGGATCTGTACATTGATCCACCAAAGCCATATCTTCCTCTAGTGTCTAAAAAGGATGGATCTGACGACAATCTTCAACCACAGAAGAGTCAGACAAGGGATGTTGTTGAGTACAATGAGAAAGAACAGGCAACACAAGGAGGAGAAGCTGCTGCTATGGCGGATGCAGAACCACGTTCAGGTAAATGCGACGAAGTGGTCCCTGTGGTGAGGAGGTACCCTGTCCCTGATATGAACTTTCCTGCAACAGAGGAATATGACGAAGACGAGGAGAATTAA